A window from Sphingobacterium hotanense encodes these proteins:
- a CDS encoding DUF4998 domain-containing protein has product MKTIKYLILGFIGLLSFMACKKMDSTYKEYVVPSGIIYPGKVLDAEVKSGLNEAKLTWKRGSDPKVTKARVYWNYYSDSMDVVMPVDQTQVSCHIKNLEENYYTFVIKTFDEDGHVSVPVEVSGSIHGERYQASLLNRTAKPRVNVDNTIYILFDQLNSSSDIVKSEVTYTTTSNQEKTVSVKAEEHSVILSDYKLGTSYSMRTFYMPETAYQTMVSDNEFFEITKLNKQQWEIVGYSSYYNTDTPAKMIDGNPATRWGTLSPHTYPHFFTVDFGVPRIITSASLWRQTPTNEEGPDEVQFLGSNDNVNFVVLGNYPFNRLSNAEQVYKLTAANAFRYFQVKQIRGPKNYVVMGEFDVTVKF; this is encoded by the coding sequence ATGAAGACTATTAAATATTTAATATTGGGATTCATTGGATTGTTGTCATTTATGGCATGCAAAAAAATGGATAGCACCTATAAAGAATACGTTGTTCCTAGCGGCATTATTTATCCAGGGAAGGTACTTGACGCGGAAGTAAAATCGGGCTTAAATGAAGCTAAATTAACATGGAAGCGAGGTTCAGATCCAAAGGTGACAAAGGCGAGAGTCTATTGGAATTATTATTCTGACTCGATGGATGTCGTAATGCCAGTAGATCAAACACAGGTCTCATGCCACATCAAGAACTTGGAAGAGAATTACTATACGTTCGTGATCAAAACCTTTGATGAGGACGGGCATGTATCGGTGCCGGTAGAAGTATCAGGATCCATTCACGGCGAGCGATATCAAGCATCATTGCTCAATCGAACAGCGAAACCTCGGGTAAATGTGGACAACACAATTTACATCCTTTTTGACCAGCTAAATTCATCGAGTGACATTGTGAAGTCAGAAGTGACTTATACCACTACGTCAAATCAAGAGAAGACTGTTAGCGTAAAGGCGGAAGAGCATTCGGTGATTTTATCCGATTATAAGCTAGGAACTTCCTATAGTATGCGTACCTTTTATATGCCGGAAACTGCATATCAAACTATGGTGAGCGATAATGAATTCTTTGAGATCACTAAGTTAAATAAACAACAATGGGAAATTGTCGGCTATTCCAGCTATTACAATACGGATACACCCGCAAAGATGATTGATGGAAACCCAGCAACTCGTTGGGGAACTCTTTCACCTCATACCTATCCTCATTTTTTTACTGTTGATTTCGGTGTTCCACGCATCATCACCTCGGCAAGCCTGTGGCGCCAAACACCAACGAATGAAGAGGGGCCTGATGAAGTCCAGTTTTTGGGAAGCAATGACAATGTCAACTTTGTTGTCCTCGGGAACTATCCTTTCAACCGCTTAAGCAACGCTGAACAGGTTTATAAACTTACAGCAGCCAATGCATTTCGTTATTTCCAGGTGAAGCAAATTCGTGGACCTAAGAACTATGTTGTAATGGGTGAATTTGATGTGACCGTTAAATTTTAA
- a CDS encoding DUF5000 domain-containing lipoprotein yields the protein MKNTFKIFTLLIIIFVVQSCKEEPRMDYIESDGGAPAQVSNVIVENTPGGATLKYKLNKDVNLAYVKAVYEITPGVLKESKSSIYSDTLRLEGFGTTEEQEVKIFSVGRNEKVSDPVLVKVKPLKPPVSIAFEDLSIETAFGGVRVRIKNELKAPLAIVIDADTAGKGVLRPLQTFYTAVDSGVFTVRGLSSKAMKFSVYLRDRWGNKSLAVVRDLTPLFEKFVPKPFATYELPTDQPALSGSYALSNMWDGVASASIYASRNNTPMPQWFTVDLKVPVVLSRMKAHQRVQNFTYNYSCVKAFELWGSNNPSRDGSWEGWTKIGAFNSFKPSGTPVGTLTAEDIAYGYTNGEDFEMPFTPPAYRYIRFKTTETWAVGANQVTISELSFWGEF from the coding sequence ATGAAAAATACTTTTAAAATATTTACTCTATTGATTATCATTTTCGTCGTTCAGAGCTGTAAAGAGGAGCCACGAATGGACTATATAGAGAGCGATGGCGGAGCCCCAGCTCAAGTGTCCAATGTTATTGTTGAAAATACCCCTGGAGGGGCAACTTTGAAATATAAGCTGAATAAAGATGTTAATTTAGCTTACGTCAAGGCCGTTTACGAAATTACTCCGGGCGTTCTTAAAGAAAGTAAATCGTCAATTTATTCAGACACATTAAGGCTTGAAGGTTTCGGCACTACCGAAGAACAGGAAGTCAAGATTTTCAGTGTGGGGCGGAATGAAAAAGTTTCCGACCCTGTCTTAGTGAAAGTTAAGCCCTTGAAACCACCAGTCTCAATCGCTTTTGAAGATCTAAGCATCGAAACTGCATTTGGTGGTGTGCGTGTCAGAATTAAAAATGAATTGAAGGCACCCCTTGCTATCGTTATCGATGCGGACACTGCAGGGAAAGGAGTATTGAGACCATTGCAAACATTCTACACAGCTGTTGACTCTGGAGTGTTCACTGTGCGCGGACTGTCGAGTAAAGCAATGAAATTTTCGGTTTACCTAAGAGATCGCTGGGGCAATAAATCACTCGCTGTCGTAAGGGACTTGACACCGCTGTTCGAAAAATTTGTTCCAAAACCATTTGCTACATATGAATTGCCTACCGATCAACCTGCGCTATCCGGTAGCTACGCACTAAGCAATATGTGGGATGGAGTGGCAAGCGCAAGCATATACGCCTCCAGAAACAATACGCCGATGCCACAATGGTTTACGGTCGATTTAAAAGTTCCCGTCGTTTTGAGCCGAATGAAAGCACACCAGCGTGTTCAGAATTTTACCTACAATTATTCCTGTGTGAAGGCCTTTGAATTATGGGGCAGCAATAATCCGTCGAGAGACGGAAGTTGGGAAGGATGGACAAAGATTGGCGCTTTCAATTCCTTCAAGCCTTCAGGAACTCCTGTTGGTACTTTGACGGCTGAAGATATTGCTTATGGATACACAAACGGCGAAGATTTTGAAATGCCTTTCACGCCACCCGCTTACCGATACATTCGTTTTAAAACAACGGAGACTTGGGCGGTAGGAGCTAATCAGGTCACCATTTCGGAATTATCATTTTGGGGAGAGTTTTAA